One window of the Micropterus dolomieu isolate WLL.071019.BEF.003 ecotype Adirondacks linkage group LG08, ASM2129224v1, whole genome shotgun sequence genome contains the following:
- the arf3a gene encoding ADP-ribosylation factor 3a, with translation MGNIFGNLLKSLIGKKEMRILMVGLDAAGKTTILYKLKLGEIVTTIPTIGFNVETVEYKNISFTVWDVGGQDKIRPLWRHYFQNTQGLIFVVDSNDRERVNEAREELMRMLAEDELRDAVLLVFANKQDLPNAMNAAEITDKLGLHSLRHRNWYIQATCATSGDGLYEGLDWLANQLKNKK, from the exons ATGGGAAACATCTTTGGCAACCTGTTGAAGAGCCTGATAGGCAAGAAGGAGATGAGGATTCTCATGGTGGGGCTGGACGCCGCTGGCAAAACCACCATCCTCTACAAGCTGAAGCTTGGGGAGATCGTTACCACCATCCCCACAATCG GTTTCAATGTAGAGACAGTGGAGTACAAGAACATCAGCTTCACCGTGTGGGACGTGGGTGGCCAGGACAAGATCCGTCCCCTGTGGAGGCACTACTTCCAGAACACCCAGG GTTTGATCTTTGTGGTGGACAGCAATGACCGCGAGCGGGTGAACGAAGCTCGGGAGGAACTGATGAGGATGCTGGCTGAAGACGAGCTGCGGGACGCTGTTCTTCTCGTCTTTGCCAATAAACAG GACCTGCCCAACGCCATGAATGCTGCAGAGATCACAGACAAGCTGGGCCTGCACTCCCTACGCCACCGCAACTGGTACATTCAGGCCACCTGCGCCACCAGTGGGGACGGTCTCTACGAGGGCCTGGACTGGCTGGCCAATCAGCTGAAGAACAAAAAGTGA
- the erbb3b gene encoding receptor tyrosine-protein kinase erbB-3b, with translation MIQWRVILLCVTLWWSLQTASSQTHEVVCPGTQNGLSSTGSQENQYNLIKDRYDGCEIIMGNLEITQIESNWDFSFLKTIREVTGYVLIAMNHFQEIPLGQLRVIRGNSLYERRFALSVYLNYPKDGSNGLRQLGLVNLTEILEGGVQIINNKYLSYGPWIFWQDIIRDNSAPIDIQYNRERGPCHKSCGDYCWGPNKDQCQILTKTVCAPQCNGRCFGTSPRDCCHIECAAGCKGPLDVDCFACRHFNDSGACVPQCPQTLIYNKQTFQMETNRNAKYQYGSICVSQCPTHFVVDGSSCVSVCPPDKMEVEREGQRQCELCSGLCPKVCEGTGAEHRQTVDSSNIDSFINCTKIQGSLHFLVTGILGDDFKNIQPLDAKKLEVFRTVREITDILNIQSWPKELDDLSVFSSLTTIQGRSLDKRFSLMVMRVPTLTSLGLRSLREISDGSVYISQNANLCYHHTVNWTQLFRGSRLRGNNLNNNRPLAECVAEGHVCDPLCSDSGCWGPGPNQCLSCRNYSRDGTCVGSCNFYTGSPREFAGPGGECVACHPECKPQRGKASCTGLGADKCVACANLRDGPYCMSSCPSGVNDGQRGLIFKYPNREGHCDPCHHNCTQGCWGPGLNDCLETSRLAVSSGQITVIALGVPAGLIFCLVLFFLGVLYHRGLAIRRKRAMRRYLESGESFEPLGPGEKGTKVHARILRPSELKKIKALGSGVFGTVNKGFWTPEGETVKIPVAIKTIQDSSGRQTFTEITDHMLCMGSLDHPYIVRLLGICPGPTLQLVTQLSSQGSLLEHIKQHKNSLDPQRLLNWCVQIAKGMYYLEEHRMVHRNLAARNILLKNGYQVQISDYGVADLLYPDDKKYVYTDTKTPIKWMALESILFRRYTHQSDVWSYGVTVWEMMSFGAEPYASVQPQEVPSLLEKGERLSQPHICTIDVYMVMVKCWMIDENIRPTFKELASDFTRMARDPPRYLVIKLEGAETSSGEIHRRESERGLLEADLDDQDEEGLEDGLATPPLQHSPSWSLSRSRINSYRSGTSQAGPVGYLPMTPSPVDSIRQLWLQRSRLSSVRTLPERSEVRGSGREAELHEEGSRSGSLHRARFGSERGNPRISVSRPRKLSTASSPSSYKVWPAEEEEEVDHYGYVLAGSPVVTPERVCRVSHPGRRNSRLKNNLSLVVINPSQEYEIMSKESGAPLCSTSVVLSQTDPPSVALHRRTSPLPSPTLMAPLPAEDTAHVETLTPVSSVRSTQVDEDYEGNVAEQTDSTDKRQLKESSSASGIRADQGEAAQEIGRYEYMDIRRSDSPEGEDTAGERRGSQTSAKSAEETEEADQMVEVLKKEHGEEEVKYHNTNKQPTLQGNLSGMLMPRPDVLPARGEKVEEEYEEMTRLGVVPSGWEQVDYQNLPVKGRAVSEETGRGRCAGIGGYIKVCAGIREPGSNTSFDNPDYWHSRLFLKPDAVRT, from the exons ATGATCCAGTGGCGAgtcattttactgtgtgtgacaTTATGGTGGAGTCTACAAACAGCATCCTCCCAAACTCATGAAG TGGTGTGTCCTGGTACGCAGAATGGACTGAGCTCCACAGGTTCTCAAGAGAATCAGTACAACCTGATTAAGGACCGGTACGATGGCTGCGAGATCATCATGGGAAACCTGGAGATAACTCAGATTGAGAGTAACTGGGACTTCTCCTTCCTCAAG ACAATCCGCGAAGTGACTGGTTATGTCCTCATCGCTATGAACCACTTTCAGGAGATTCCTCTAGGGCAACTACGGGTGATCAGAGGAAATAGTCTTTATGAAAGACGCTTTGCTCTCTCTGTTTATCTCAATTACCCCAAGGACGGCTCCAACGGCCTGCGGCAGCTGGGGCTGGTAAATCTGACAG AAATTCTGGAGGGAGGAGTGCAGATTATTAACAACAAGTACCTGAGTTATGGCCCCTGGATCTTCTGGCAAGATATCATCAGGGACAACAGTGCTCCCATTGACATCCAGTACAatagagagagag gtccATGCCACAAATCTTGTGGAGATTACTGCTGGGGGCCAAATAAGGACCAATGTCAGATCT TGACTAAGACGGTGTGCGCTCCACAGTGTAATGGCCGTTGTTTTGGAACGAGTCCCAGGGACTGCTGTCACATTGAGTGTGCAGCAGGATGTAAAGGCCCTCTGGATGTGGACTGTTTT GCATGTCGTCATTTTAACGACTCTGGAGCCTGTGTGCCCCAGTGTCCCCAGACGCTTATCTATAACAAGCAGACGTTTCAAATGGAGACCAACCGTAATGCCAAATATCAGTACGGATCCATCTGTGTCTCCCAGTGCCCCA CCCATTTCGTGGTGGACGGCAGCtcctgtgtgagtgtttgtccTCCAGACAAGATGGAGGTGGAAAGGGAAGGCCAGCGGCAGTGTGAACTCTGCAGTGGACTTTGCCCAAAAG TGTGTGAAGGCACTGGGGCTGAACACAGACAGACCGTGGACTCCAGTAACATCGACAGCTTTATCAACTGCACCAAGATCCAGGGAAGTCTTCACTTCCTGGTCACAGGGATTCTTGG AGATGACTTTAAAAACATCCAGCCCCTGGACGCCAAAAAGTTAGAAGTGTTCCGCACCGTCAGAGAAATAACAG ATATCCTAAACATCCAGTCGTGGCCCAAAGAACTGGAtgatctgtctgttttttcGAGTCTCACTACCATTCAAGGGAGGTCGCTCGACAA GCGTTTTTCTCTGATGGTGATGCGCGTCCCCACTCTTACCTCACTGGGTCTGCGCTCTCTCCGGGAGATCAGTGATGGCAGTGTGTACATCAGTCAGAATGCCAACCTCTGCTACCACCACACTGTAAACTGGACACAGCTGTTCAGAGGCAGCAGACTTCGAGGCAACAACCTTAACAACAACAGGCCACTGGCCGAGTGTG TTGCAGAAGGCCATGTGTGTGACCCGCTGTGTTCAGACTCAGGTTGTTGGGGCCCAGGGCCCAACCAGTGTCTGTCCTGTAGGAACTACAGCCGAGATGGCACATGCGTGGGCAGCTGTAATTTTTACACTGG ATCTCCTAGGGAATTTGCGGGACCTGGTGGCGAGTGCGTCGCCTGTCATCCAGAGTGTAAGCCTCAGAGGGGAAAAGCCAGCTGTACTGGACTG GGTGCAGACAAATGTGTGGCATGCGCCAACCTTCGGGATGGTCCTTACTGCATGTCCTCTTGCCCCAGCGGAGTGAATGATGGACAGAGGGGACTGATCTTTAAATACCCCAACAGGGAGGGTCACTGCGATCCATGTCATCACAACTGCACACAGGG ATGCTGGGGCCCAGGATTAAATGATTGTTTAGAGACATCCAGACTGGCAGTTAGTAG TGGTCAGATCACAGTCATAGCTTTAGGTGTCCCAGCTGGCTTAATTTTCTGCCTGGTGTTGTTTTTCCTGGGCGTGCTATACCACCGAGGCCTGGCCATCCGCCGCAAGAGAGCCATGAGGAGGTACCTGGAGAGCGGGGAG AGCTTTGAGCCACTGGGCCCCGGAGAAAAAGGTACGAAGGTTCATGCCCGCATCCTGAGGCCCTCAGAGCTGAAAAAAATCAAAGCCCTTGGCTCAGGAGTTTTTGGCACAGTGAACAAG GGTTTTTGGACTCCGGAGGGAGAGACAGTGAAGATCCCTGTGGCCATTAAGACCATCCAGGATAGCTCAGGCCGACAGACCTTCACCGAGATCACTGAC CACATGCTGTGCATGGGCAGCCTGGACCATCCCTACATCGTTAGGCTGTTGGGCATCTGTCCAGGCCCCACTCTGCAACTGGTGACACAACTTAGTTCACAGGGCTCCTTACTGGAGCACATCAAACAACACAAGAACAGCCTGGACCCTCAGCGCCTGCTCAACTGGTGCGTGCAGATTGCTAAG gGTATGTACTACCTGGAGGAGCACCGCATGGTCCACAGGAACCTAGCTGCCCGCAACATCCTGCTGAAGAATGGCTACCAGGTCCAGATCTCTGACTACGGTGTAGCAGACCTCCTTTATCCCGACGACAAGAAATATGTTTACACTGACACCAAG ACACCCATAAAATGGATGGCACTTGAAAGCATCTTGTTTCGCAGATACACTCATCAAAGTGATGTTTGGAGTTATG GGGTGACAGTGTGGGAGATGATGTCATTTGGTGCGGAGCCGTATGCATCGGTGCAGCCTCAGGAGGTGCCAAGTCTGCTGGAGAAGGGCGAACGACTGTCTCAGCCCCACATCTGTACCATAGACGTCTACATGGTCATGGTTAAAT GCTGGATGATTGATGAAAATATAAGGCCTACCTTCAAAGAGCTGGCCAGTGACTTCACTCGCATGGCAAGAGACCCACCTAGATATCTTGTCATCAAG CTGGAAGGAGCAGAGACGTCCTCAGGAGAGATCCATCGAAGAGAATCAGAGCGAGGGCTTCTGGAGGCAGATTTGGACGACCAAGACGAGGAGGGCCTGGAGGATGGTTTGGCTACTCCTCCTCTCCAACACTCTCCATCTTGGAGTCTGTCTCGTTCACGGATTAATTCTTACAGG AGTGGCACCTCTCAGGCTGGACCTGTGGGATATCTGCCAATGACCCCCAGCCCTGTGGACAGTATCCGCCAG CTGTGGCTTCAGAGGTCTCGACTAAGCTCGGTGCGGACACTGcctgagaggtcagaggtcagggggAGTGGCAGAGAGGCAGAGCTGCATGAGGAAGGTTCACGGAGCGGGAGTCTTCACAGGGCCAGGTTCGGCTCCGAGAGGGGTAATCCTCGCATATCAGTCAGCCGGCCGAGGAAACTCTCAACAGCATCAAGTCCTTCCTCGTATAAGGTGTGGCcggcagaggaagaggaggaggtggaccaCTACGGCTATGTCCTGGCTGGGTCACCTGTTGTTACTCCAGAGAGAG TCTGTAGAGTCTCTCATCCGGGACGAAGAAACTCAAGACTCAAGAATAATCTGTCTCTCGTGGTAATAAATCCCTCCCAAGAGTATGAAATCATGAGCAAAGAGTCTGGTGCTCCTCTGTGCTCGACCAGCGTTGTCTTATCACAGACAGACCCACCTTCGGTGGCACTTCATCGTAGAACCTCACCTTTACCTTCTCCAACCCTCATGGCTCCATTACCTGCAGAGGACACAGCACATGTAGAAACTCTGACACCAGTCTCATCTGTGAGGAGTACGCAAGTAGATGAGGATTATGAAGGAAATGTTGCAGAGCAAACAGACTCCACAGACAAGCGTCAGCTCAAAGAGTCCTCCTCTGCTAGTGGGATCAGAGCTGACCAAGGAGAGGCAGCCCAAGAGATAGGCAGGTATGAATACATGGATATTAGGCGATCCGACTCACCAGAGGGAGAGGATACAGCAGGGGAGAGACGTGGGAGTCAAACATCTGCAAAGAGTGcagaagagacagaggaagCAGACCAAATGGTGGAGGTGTTGAAAAAAGAGCACggggaggaagaggtgaagtaccacaacacaaataaacaacccaCGCTTCAGGGGAATCTGAGTGGTATGCTCATGCCCAGGCCAGATGTGCTCCCAGCTAGGGGAGaaaaggtggaggaggagtatGAGGAGATGACCAGACTTGGAGTGGTGCCCAGTGGGTGGGAGCAGGTAGACTACCAGAACCTCCCAGTGAAGGGGAGGGCTGTTTCTGAGGAGACGGGCAGAGGCAGGTGTGCAGGGATTGGGGGATACATCAAGGTGTGTGCTGGCATCAGGGAGCCTGGCAGCAACACATCATTTGACAACCCAGACTACTGGCACAGCAGACTGTTCCTCAAACCAGATGCTGTACGCACCTAA
- the pa2g4b gene encoding proliferation-associated protein 2G4b: MSGDDETQEQTIADDLVVTKYKMGAEIANQALKTVVGAAMAGVSVLSLCEKGDSFIMAETGKIFKKEKDMKKGIAFPTCVSVNNCVCHYSPLKSDPDVILKDGDIVKIDLGVHVDGFISNVAHSFIVGVTKDNPVTGRKADVIKAAHLCAEAALRLVKPGNQNTQVTEAWNKIAKSFKCSLIEGMLSHQLKQHVIDGEKTIIQNPTDQQKKDHEKAEFEVHEVYAVDVLISTGEGKAKDGGQRTTVYKRDPNKVYGLKMKTSRTFFSEMERRFDTMPFTLRAFEDEGKARLGVVECAKHELLQPFNVLHEKEGEFVAQFKFTVLLMANGPLRITNSLFEPELYKSEHEVEDPELKALLQSSASRKTQKKKKKKASKTVENATGQAMETEAAE; the protein is encoded by the exons ATGTCTGGAGATGACGAGACACAGGAGCAGACCATCGCTGATGACTTGGTGGTCACCAAGTACAAGATGGGGGCCGAGATTGCGAATC AGGCTTTGAAGACGGTAGTTGGGGCAGCTATGGCTGGAGTCTCCGTGCTCAGCCTGTGTGAAAAGGGAGACTCCTTCATCATGGCAGAAACTGGGAAAATCTTCAAAAAGGAAAAGGACATGAAGAAAG GTATTGCTTTTCCTACTTGTGTGTCAGTTAACAACTGTGTATGCCATTACTCCCCGCTGAAGAGTGACCCTGATGTCATACTGAAGGATGGGGACATTGTCAAAAT TGACCTGGGTGTGCATGTTGATGGCTTCATCTCAAATGTGGCTCACAGCTTCATTGTTGGAGTGACCAAG GACAACCCGGTGACAGGACGGAAGGCTGATGTTATCAAAGCAGCTCACCTCTGTGCTGAGGCCGCCCTGCGCCTTGTTAAGCCAGGAAATCAG AACACACAGGTCACAGAAGCCTGGAACAAGATTGCAAAGTCATTCAAGTGCTCCCTTATTGAGG GCATGCTGTCCCACCAGCTCAAACAACATGTGATTGATGGTGAGAAAACTATCATCCAGAACCCAACGGACCAGCAAAA aaaggaCCATGAGAAAGCGGAGTTTGAGGTGCACGAAGTATATGCAGTGGATGTGCTTATCAGCACTGGAGAAGGAAAG GCAAAGGATGGAGGTCAGAGGACCACCGTTTACAAACGAGACCCCAACAAGGTGTACGGCCTGAAGATGAAGACATCTCGGACATTCTTCAGTGAGATGGAGAGACGCTTTGATACAATGCCTTTCACTCTGAG AGCGTTTGAGGATGAAGGCAAGGCCAGGTTGGGTGTGGTGGAGTGTGCCAAACATGAGCTGCTGCAGCCATTTAATGTGCTGCATGAGAAAGAAG GTGAATTTGTTGCCCAGTTCAAGTTCACCGTGCTGCTCATGGCCAATGGACCTCTGCGAATCACAAACAGCCTCTTTGAGCCAGAACTCTACAAGTCCGAGCATGAAGTGGAGGACCCGGAGCtgaag GCTTTGCTTCAAAGCTCAGCCAGCCGTAAGactcagaagaagaagaaaaagaag gcGTCAAAGACTGTTGAAAACGCAACAGGACAGGCAATGGAGACCGAAGCCGCAGAATAA